Proteins encoded together in one Bactrocera neohumeralis isolate Rockhampton chromosome 4, APGP_CSIRO_Bneo_wtdbg2-racon-allhic-juicebox.fasta_v2, whole genome shotgun sequence window:
- the LOC126756496 gene encoding uncharacterized protein LOC126756496: protein MTAMFARLKLKHLLCCLILLPLLLLSIPINLQSLGRSCGRAQGEARYFIPFRGSCFHIPKRSMNWFTGLRYCLVNGLTLATLDEHEKMVLITRHCQRHSMRQEYWFGATDLGMTNAFWYSSNGLPIRYGPKKTLEEESTEHCLKLNVHANSTSIARDSCLAVHPVICEQVESGTYFRDYNKVM from the exons ATGACAGCCATGTTCGCACGTTTGAAGCTTAAACATCTGCTCTGCTGTCTGATACTTTTGCCGCTTTTACTGCTATCAATACCTATAA ATCTCCAATCATTGGGCAGAAGCTGTGGTCGCGCACAAGGCGAAGCGCGTTATTTCATACCCTTTCGTGGCAGTTGCTTTCACATACCCAAAAGATCG atgaATTGGTTTACGGGCTTGCGCTATTGCCTAGTCAATGGCCTGACATTAGCTACCCTGGATGAGCACGAAAAAATGGTCTTGATCACACGGCATTGCCAGCGCCATAGTATGCGTCAAGAGTATTGGTTTGGCGCCACGGATCTTGGTATGACAAATGCATTTTGGTATAGTAGTAACGGTTTGCCAATACGATATGGACCAAAAAAAACGTTGGAGGAGGAATCCACAGAGCACTGCCTCAAATTGAATGTGCACGCAAATTCAACAAGTATCGCGAGAGATTCATGCCTCGCCGTACATCCTGTTATTTGTGAGCAAGTGGAGAGTGGCACGTATTTTAGAGACTATAATAAAGTCATGTGA